The window ATGAACCCTCCTTTATTTTTTAGGGGGTGGGGAATTCATGGAAATTTCCTTCTATTGCTTTCCCTGACGTAGAATATCATCCCCTTGGATATTGATTATTGTCTTTTTCAGCGTTTGTTCTTTTCCCTATCTCTGAAAGTTCATTTTGGAATCAAAACTCGTTTTGTGTGTCTGCGATCGAGTTTGGTCAAGAAATACCATCCATGTTGAGAAAATGTGATGCAACTTTTATCTTTCTCGTAACAAAATCTTAATACTAGTGTACCAATCTTAGTCCCCATTTCATAAAACAAGTTAAACTAGCCTAAGGTTAAGATATAAAATATAGTCCGTGACAAATCATGAAAAGGACAGAAATTTGGGCTAGAGAGAATATAGCTGGAGAAAATAGAATTAAATGTAACCAAACATTAAGCTCAAATTATTAATGAATGAATTCATTACATTTCATCATCTGAAATGGCATACTCAGCAGGCCTAGCGGTTtgactattaaataaaaaggtgAACTCTAAGCTTCATTCGATATTCGAGAAGAGGTTTGTGGCCGTGCTCATTTCTATATTGTTAGCAGAGGAAGAACTATGAGACGATTATACAAATCCAAAACTCATAAAAACAACGAATAAAATCACTGTCTAAGttacataaataagaaaatcaaagtTGAGCAATCACAAGACTCATTTGTACATGTATGATATAATTAGAAGCCAAGAAAGGTTTCAAAATAAATTCTCACCCAGAGATGGCTCCTTGCCATGTTAGTCTCCATGCAACCAACCATCTAATATTCTGTTATGCAAGGGGAATCATTTTCTTACTTCTTATGATTACTTTTGTAAACCCACTTTTATTTCATTACCAAGGGTTTGACTATGATGATGCCAGGATTGAAGGAGATGCTACTTTGTTACATTCAAAAATCCAACTCACTTCGACCACAAGGTACCAAAGCAATGCTTACAGTGTTGGGAGAGTCACAAGTTTTGAGTCATTGCACCTGTGGGACATCACATTGATTGGGGAAGTTACATGAAGTAGTAGACTGAAAGCTTGGGGAAGCATTTGATGAGGAGGAAATGGAACATTTAGTGATTGTTGGCCTTTGGTGTGCCAATCCAAATTATACTTCCAGGCCATCTGTAAGGCAAGTGATTCAAGTGCTTAAGTTTGAAACTCCTTTACCAGTTCTCCCACAGAAAATGCCTAAGCCAAATTACCATTCTCCAACTTTGAGTACAATTTTTGCTGCAGTTTCTTCTCCCTCTCCAGCTACATGTGAGAGCCAAATACAATGTGATCAATAGGGGAATTTGATGTACATAAAGTTATTGTTAAGTTCATGTTTCTTTAGTTTTGTGGTGACATCTCACATTCTTGTACAGCATAACTTACAGCATATAGGCGAGTCATTATCTGATGGGGAACTGATAAGTTTCCTTTTTTTGCAGTTATTTGTAAAGTTTATGTAAACTCTTTGCATGCTCGTGTGTGCACTTGTGTTCTTGTGAATTGTGCCGTACGTTTGTATACTTGTGATATAAAATAGAGAGTATGAAAGACACAGAGCAGAAAGTGGAAAAGAGAAGGGCATAGAGCCCAGTACATTAGTCTCTgctctttataatatatatgattctCCAATTATGAAATATTTGTACAACTTAATGAAATAAATAGATGTTGTCTGATTTCTAATATAGTAGAAACCGATTTGACACCAAATCATGCCACTCGTTTTTGTGTAAATTCAGTGATCTTTTTAAGAGTCCTGATTGTTGGGCTGGTATAGAAGTAGGAGTTGGTCAAATAAACAGTTTCATACATAACACCCCAACTTATATACTCTTCACTTTTCTTCATCCCAATTATGTGGAACTTTACATTTTCCAACAATATCACTTGTTTTCTTTAGTAGTACAAACTACAGAAGTAGTTTTGAACCAGAGTATAAAAAACTATATCATGAGctatattacaaaaaattgtaCTAAAGAAAGCAAGTGATATTGTtggaaaaaattgaattaaatataagaaacatTAAGCTcgaatattattaaaatgaatgTAAGTTCATTACATTTCATCATCCCTTTTATTGGTCAACATAACACTTCATCAGCTGAAATGGTATACTCAGCAGGCCTAGCGGTTTGGACTTCATATCGTATGGGTATGGGTCCTGTGAGTGTGACTTAGtcatattgattttaattaaaaaagtgaaCTCTAATCTTCAATATTGCAAGGTGAGCTGAGGCAGAACTACAAGACAACTATACAGATACAAAACTCATAAAAAACAACGAATAAAATCACTGTCCAAGttacataaataagaaaatcaaatttgagCAATTACATAAGACTCATTTGTACATTACAAAACTCATAAAAAACAACTCATAAAATCACTGTCCAAGttacataaataagaaaatcaaatttgagCAATTACATAAGACTCATTTGTACATTGCATGTTATGATTTAGTGGCAAGGAAAGGTTTCAAAATCAACTCTCACCCAGAGATGGCTACTTCCCATGTTGGTCTCCATGCAACCAGCCACCTATTCTGTTATGCAAGGGGAATCGTTTTCTTTCTTATGATTACTTTTGTAAACCCACTTTCATTTCATTACCAAGGGTTTGAGTATAATGATGCCAGGATTGAAGGTGATGCTACTTTGTCACATTCAGAAATTCAACTTACTGCAACCACAAGGTACCAAAGCAATGCTTACAGTGTTGGGAGAGTCACAAGTTTTAAGTTATTGCAACTGTGGGACATGAGCTCAGGAAAACTCACCGACTTCACTACCGAATTTTCATTTGTCATTTACTCAAACGAGACTAGTTTTGGAGATGGCTTCGCTTTTTTCTTTGCAGATCCAAAGCTTCCACTTTCAAATCAAATACAACAAGGAGGTGGTCTTGGTCTTGTGGATGGTAACCGATTATTAAAGCCAACTAAATATCCATTTGTAGCAGTGGAGTTTGACACACACCAAAATTCCTGGGATCCACCTGGCACTCATGTAGGTATAAATTTCAACTCTATGAGATCTAACATAACTGTTCCATGGTCCATTGATATTAGGCAAATGAAAGTTTATTATTGTGCAATTGAGTACAATGCAAGTACACATAATTTAAATGTTTCTTTCACTGGAAACCAAATCAATGGCAAGCCAATAAAAAGTTATATCTCATGCAATGTTAATTTGAGAGATTACCTACCAGAGAGGGTTATTTTTGGCTTCTCAGCTGCTACAGGATTTATGTTTGAGATGAACACATTGTTGTCATGGTCATTCCGTTCAAGTTTACCAAGTGATGAGAAGGTGTCAAATCAAATACCTCCAATGGCAGCCCCACCAATCCAAAATCCTTCTCCTTCACCATTTCCCACTGCTAATATTAGCCCTAAACAAGAGGGCAACAAAGGTTTATTGAAGGGGATAGAAGCAGGTATAGGTATAGCTGCAAGTTTCCTTATTTTAGGGttggtttgtatttttatttggaagagggctaaattgaaaaaagaagatTCAGTTTTTGATCTGAGCATGGATGATGAATTCCAAAAGGGCATTGGACCCAAAAGATTTTGCTATAAAGAATTGGCAAGTGCAACAAATAACTTTGCAGAGGCCCAAAAGATTGGACAAGGTGGTTTTGGTGGTGTTTATAAAGGCTATTTGAAAAAGCTAAACTCCAATGTTGCTATAAAGAGGATATCAAGAGAATCTAGGCAAGGTATAAAGGAATATGCAGCTGAAGTTAAGATCATCAGCCAACTGAGGCATAGGAATTTAGTACAACTAATTGGTTGGTGCCACATGAAGAAAGATCTCCTCCTTATATATGAGTTCATGCAAAATGGTAGCTTAGATTCCCACCTATATCGTGGAAAAAGCATCTTGACATGGCAGATGAGGTACAACATTGCTATGGACTTGGCTTTGGCAGTGTTGTACCTTCATGAAGAATGGGAGCAGTGTGTTCTTCATAGGGACATTAAATCCAGCAATGTTATGTTAGACTTAAGTTTCAATGCTAAGCTTGGGGATTTTGGCTTAGCTAGGCTGGTTGACCATGAGAAAGGATCACAAACCACAATTTTAGCAGGTACCGTGGGCTACATAGCCCCTGAATATTGCACTACAGGGAAGGCTAGGAAGGAATCTGATATATACAGTTTTGGGGTTGTTTTGTTGGAGTTAGCCAGTGGAAGAAAACCAATTGACCTTAATGCCAAGGAAGGTCAAATAACCATATTTGAGTGGGTTTGGGAGCTCTATAGATTGGGAAAGTTACTTGAAGTAGTAGACTCAAAGCTTGGGGGAGCATTTGATGAGGAGCAAATGGAACATTTAGTGATTGTTGGCCTTTGGTGTGCCAATCCAGATTATACTTCCAGGCCATCTGTAAGGCAAGTGATTCAAGTGCTTACGTTTGAAGCTCCTTTACCAGTTCTCCCACAGAAAATGCCTGAGCCATATCACCATTCTCCAACAATGAGTACTATTTTTGCTTCagtttcttctctctctctggcTACATGTTAGAATCAAATACAATGTGTCCAATAGGGGGAATTTGATGTACATAGTTTTACTGGAAAGTCCATGTTTCTTAAGTTTGGTGGTGACATCTGGCATTCTAATGCAGCATAGGTTACAGACTATTGGCGAGTCATTATCTAATGGGAAACTGTGAAATTTCCTTTTTACAGTTGTGAGTAAAGTTCATTTAAACTCTATGTAATTTGTATGTGCGTGTGTGCACTTGTGTTCTTGTGATATCGTACGTTTGTAAATTTGTGATATAGAaacagagaaaatgaaagaaataaagagcAGAAAGTGGAAAAGAGAAAGGCATAGAATCAAGTATATTAGTCTCTCTTATACGTGATTCTACAATTATGAAATATTTGAGcaacttaataaaataaatagatgttGTCTGAGTTCTATCAAAGAAGAAACCAATTCCTCTAACCGCAAACGTTTGTGTGTAAAATCtgtaattgaaattaatttgaacaCACAAcagattcaaaattaattttatcaaaatcaattctactactttaaaataaatgagtcaATCTTCAGCTTTGGATCACTGAGGTGTAAATAGTCATTTGCTTTCTTAGTACAAACTACAGAAGATGTTCTGAACCagctatgaaaaaaatatattatgagctATATTACAAAAGTAATGTTTGTTCAACGCAATTAACATATACAAGTTATGACTTATAAATGATGGGAGTAGTAATcatgtgaaaaaaaatcatgcatgTGTAATAGTTGATCCTTACTTCcttaataccaaaaaaaaaatggaagtatAAGAAAGTTTtctgaataattattttcttttttttgactgatgacaattttttattctCGAAGAAAGAAAAGTAACTATGAATCAAGGACCTTGCATGATGCATGcacatttatgtatttttttttgtcaggtgcacatgtatgtatttttttatcaggtGCACATGTATGTGTAATGCAAATTGAATTAAGAGCCAGTGAGGAACAAATAGTGGGAGTCTAAATGTATACAGTTTTGGTGTTGTGGTTTCGGAGATAGCTTGTGGAAAAGCAATTGAATTAAGAGCCAGTGAGGAACAAATAGTAGTTATGGTGGAATGGGTTTGGGAACTCTGGCATTGGTAATCTGTTAGAAGCATCTGATTCAAGATTGTGTGGAGACTTTGATGAGCAAGAAATGGAAAGGTTAATGATAGTTGGCCTATGGAGTGCTCACCCAGATTACTCTGAGGCCTACAATTAGAGAAGCAATGCATGTACTTAATTTTGAAGCTCCATTGCCCACTTTCCCATCTAAGATGCCTACAATTGACGTAGCCAAAAGCTACTTACATTGTTCCTTCAACTACTGCATCTGCATCTTCAAACTCTCCATCTTCTAGTGCTGATGCTTTTGGGCCTGCTAAAACCGAGCTTTTGTCAAGTAGCTCTTACACTTGCTCCTCAGAATCCAAAACATCTGCCGCACTTCTGCATTCTATTGAGTACTATGATATGTAATATGTATTCTCACATGTAACCCTTTTGTTTATTATGATAGTTGAAGTCACATGCATGTATGCTGAAGTATAAATGTGAAAGTGTGAGATGAAGTCTCACATTAAGTaggaatgaaaaaattgaacaccacataaatgaaaaaaaatctataaaattgAGTTTTAAGATTTTCTGACTTCAtgcataaacaaaatattatatttaaaatattagtttcattTCTAATATCTCATTCTTTTCTCACATTGATGTTCAACCATGAACTAGTTGAATTCTATTTACATATATGATGAAGCTATTTCCTTCTAATAACGTAACGCCATATAACTAGTATTTTATATATGCACAACATTATGTATATACAATTTTGCAacattaagttatattttttaatttgtacacTATTACACCAAAAttgtttcatatataaaatcactttaaattttcaaatttggtcttcttttatttatttttcatgcatATTGCACTGAACattcaataaaatgaaaatattgattgCTTCAAAGGTGGGGGCTTTGGGGGAATGAATCTGAATAGCAATTAGGAAGTATATTGTGCATGGTAAGAGTCTTTTCTTGTAATCTTGGACTATGACATCCCTTGCCAGATGAAATTAATGCCGGCCAAAATGGTGGTACCAGCTGTAAGAATCTGAGAGGAGAAAACATTGTTTTCACTCCTCCTTGTTCCATCAAACAGTTACAACAGACCTTGCCTGGGCACCTAACTTGAAGAATCCTCTtatcacattaatttttactaattttcttatttgttaaatataaaaaaatagattaaatattGCTTTAGTTACATTTTGAGgacttcaaaaaaattatttgtaaaagtatcaactaataaatatttcataaatcATTACATatctaaaaaaagaagaaaacaaaaaatactactaGATTATCATATATATCAACTCCCCGTTGCTCATAATTTCTTTCAGCTAATcttttttcaacattttaatTTGGTAATGCATTGAGAGGAGATTCACTCATTTGGGCGCATTCACGGCATATTTCtctcaaaacaaaattaaatggtaTCCATATTTGTTGGTTTGTTTGAAAGCAAGTGTTTAAGATTATATTATTATCCCTCTGCATGCAACGAATGTGTGTGAATGCATATCGGTCTTATCAATGGCTGGAATTATTTCAAATCTTTGGCCTAACGTGTTTTTTACTATTAAGAGATTACTTGCACTGCATTGGACTAGTCAATCTCATTAGCAGTTCAAGTACTCATTCAAAGTTGTTTTATTCACAAACTATCAAGGGCAATGAACATAATAACTGAATAGAGgaaatgattttgtatttttcattccTTATCTTGCTTCGAGGGCCAGCGCCTccaaagaaagaaggagaaggcTAGAGgaaatgattttgtatttttcattccTTATCTTGCTTTATTACATGGCTATTTATAATACTTTTCTAATAACTGAATTTGTCATTTTGCTATgcaaaaatattacaaataacaaatttgttatatttattcCCTAATGGCAGACAACTTATTCTAACAAGATTATGCTACCAGCACAGCCAATTTTTCTATATGAAGTCTTTAAGGTACGATGACTTTGTAATCTTCCTCTTGGACTTGTCTACTTTCTGCACCCCTGCTTGCACCTTTGATTCCATCTTTGTGCCTGTATTTTCTACTACTTCCTTTGGTTccttattaaataagttttacCTATCAGCTGcagtgactattttttttttcgtgttTACTTTTGAAAAGCAAGGATAGTTGAACCATTCCAAATATTAATTAGCGGTAGAGTTCCAAATCCTCTATCCTTCAAAATAATTGCATAAAATTTCAGCcttataaaatgttttatttattataacaaaaaaaaaaacttaacaaatGTTAGACATTTGATCAATAACTGCAGCTTGTGCGGTTTTTTAAAACATGCAAAGAATCATGATCTCTTGTCTTGATGCGGTCGTCATGTGTGCATATTCCAATTTCCAACAGGAGCTGTAGACTGTGGATTTGCCTAGTTTGTAAcgcatttttttaaacattgttGATAGGATCTAACCTAAAAAGAATTCATTTTCTCGTGCCTTATACATGGTGCAATATGGCATTGAATCTTTTGCACGTAACCATTCCTAATTTGACCAAGACTGTCAATACTCAAGGGAacacaaattgataaatgatCATTCTATCTGTATCAATTGGTATTCAGAAAGTTTATtcgattaataatattttagcaTGGGAATTGATAAATACTAAATAGGGATGTGATAATGGTGGGTATAGAGATGTTTATTTCAGGAACATTTTTATATATGGTACGTACGTAGTTGAGGTTGGGGATGAATTACGGAGAACCCATGCAGTCCGTACTCCCATGAAACTTCATGAGTAGAAATATATGTGcccattataattttatgtatctCACATACATGTATATTTCATTTCTCTTATTTGCTTTTTCTTATCACATCATaaatctaattatatatatatatatatatatatatatatattttttttttactcaacatATTAAATTTTCATCAAACATTTTTCAAACTCAAACTTTATAGAGATTTATTAACGTACACTCATTTCTTTTTTAGAGTTAGTCTTATTAAGTTATAACttgagtatattttaaaatttacctaaaaaataaatgaatgtttcttaataaatactttttggatatattaatgtatataattttatttatttttagttagagcatgttaattaataaatcatgcataactaagaattatcttaaaattcacTGACAGTATAACTTATTAATGTATttcgattaaaaaataaatgaactaTGTTAAAAAATCCAAACTAAAGTTAATATATACACACAAGGtgcttcaaataaaaataatttttataataaaaaattataattaataataacaacacttaagttaaaattaaaaataatagatgattaaattaaaattcaatttaaacaagtcaatatctaatttttagatgattatgatttttattaatccAGCCGTTGAATCATATTTATGTATCACAAAGatcatttatattaaattttattaaaattgaaaaacaataagaaatgatctattttagtatattttaaaatatttatattaagttgatgttaatttatataaaagagataaaaaattattttagattaatatgaaattttgtatgGATAATTTAtgtggaaaaaaatttaattcaacgataatttttttaaaaatatattattcaattaaaagcaataaaataatataataattattaaaatatactatttaTACAGTAATTGAAGAATTTCTTGACATGAGCCCATTAATCCGTGGTATAATAAACTGATGTAGCCGTTGGTTTATTAATTGATAATTCAGAAGGCATAGCAATATTACTAtccttttatccttttctcACGTGGCAAACGAGTAAGATACCGCACGACAAcggctatatttttttaattattatttttgctaaTTTCTTAAAAGAGtttattaatcatatatatatatatatatatattgatggtGTAAAATAACAGTATAAATTATGATTGACgcaatttttaagataattattatattaaatttatcttatatctaaattataatttgataataatttaaaattttaaaattagatggAAGTTGAGAAGATCCAATgcataattagatttttttcttcttctggagATGCATAATTAGAGATGTAATCATATTTGAAGCCAAAAATCCTAAGGGTTTGATGGAGAATTTCCTAGTCTActgcattatatttttttttcaaatttaattaaaaactataccatttcaatttcttttatttggacTTTTTCATGTGGTAGAGAATTTCTTTTACTCttcccaaaaaaataattagaaaggaCACCACAGAGTTTataatatgaaatataattatCCCACAGAGATATggtaaatttgaatttggtgAATTTTGGTGGACAAGTTATAAGTACATTTATAAGTATGCTTTGAACCTTGAAATATATTCTAacactgtaaaaaaaaagataagatacaaaataatagtaaaagaCTTTCTATGTTTTACgcattttaatttatagggaaaaaaagacaaagacaagttatttttgtcataaaaatattattaattgataaCTTATcaactatatttatttattatcaatgTAGGttcataataatttgtttttttttataaaaatttaaaataaatatatgatactCCAATCTAAAATTGGAAAATCTgacaaatttaaagaaaaaaataacttactctaaaaaaaagaataaataacttacatttattttaccttaaagagatCAGTGAAGCTGGAATATaaagatataataaatatattgtaaatatagaaatttatttttattgtaaatccATCTCATTTGGTAATTGATATAGATAATAatctttgaaaattttcttcaatAAGAATTTCGGTACCCTTTCCCCTTTAATATTTTTCCTTAGATTGATAGTAGAAATTTTGTAGAAAGCACTTTAGTGACgagttgtgtttttttacaataatattagacctctatatatatatatatatacatatatagtagTTAATCactcttaataaaaaaagtttaatgcaataaaatatcttcttcaatcatatttttcttttatccgtaaaacttaaacttaaaaGATTTAAACTTAATTTGTAGTAGTAGTGgaactttaataaaatttaataaaaaaaactcaaactccacgtattgtttttaattgttacccCTGGATTGGTTACTAGTAATAAGTCGTccctaaaatttattattatttttaaccaaggatcactcaatttttttttgtaagcgtatataataatactatatatcactcaaatatattgttattattattcgtATTTACTTATTTAGTTTTGTGAGTGTATTTAGGAGGAGAGTTcttcctcaaaaaaaaaaaatctaggaaGAGACCAAACCTGAACACGTACTATTTTATATACGTTAAAAGAGTTcattactgatttttttttttttttactgttgtacataaatgattatgttgattattgtttatattgcattgaaaaagaataatgaatAATGAATAATGATTAATACATGTGTAACGGCATGGAAACATTAATCTCTGAAATGGTCCGAGTAATGTGAGCATAACCGATGCTGATTGCTCACACCTCTATTTCTTCGCCTCTGGATCAGATCCCCCCAATCCCagtttcttcatcttcttcttcttcataacATGACTAGaatactttctctctctctctctccgagCTTACAAGGGTAGTTAGTGAAGAAGAATGGTAGTACTTCTTGTTCCTCTACCCTTGTAACGCCAAACCAACCAAAAACATAACATAACCAATGTTCCATTTCCACATACAACAACATTCATTGACAATCCAATAACGCCAATAACCCCCCCTTTTGGCCTTTGTTTTGTTCCTCGCAATCCCTCCATTATTTTCCCTTTGGATTGGGATTGGGTGTTGTTGAGTCAAAATCTGTTAACCTCACCCAGATGCAGACTCTGGGTTTGTTGGTTGCTCCTGTTCTCGGTTTCTACCTGAGGTTCCTTCGTTTCTCTCTTCGCTTCCTTCTTCTCATGTTCATGGATTTCCCTTCCACCTTCAAGTTCATCACGCAAGCCAGTGAACTCGGTTGTGGCTTCCTCCTCCTCGGTTACTTCTCGCGCCTCTTCAACTTCCTCGGCCTCCTCttgatcttcttcttctgtcTAAAGTTTCTCCGCTCTCCGCTCCTCATCTCCAACCACGAGAaatcgtcgtcgtcgtcgtcgagAGACGACAATTCGAATTCGAAGGAGGAGGAGAATTTGTTCAGAGAGGAGAGTTTGGAGGACGAGGTGTTCGACGTAATGTCGCTCAGGAGGATGGTGAAGGAGGAGCGGCAGCGGTACAACGCGGCGTGCGCGGAGATCGAGCAGGAGCAGGGGGCGGCGGCGTCCGCGGCGGAGGAGGCCATGTCCATGATTCTGCGGCTGCAGAGCGAGAAGAGCGCCGTGGAGATTCAGGCCAAGCAGTTCCAGCGCGTGGTGGAGCAGAAGCAGGAGTACGATCTCGAGGTCATCGAGTCGCTCCGGTGGACGGTGGTGCAGGTGGAGTCGCAGAAGAACCTTCTAGAGCGTCAGTTAGGGGTTTTGAGAGAGAGGCTTAGACAGTTCGTCAATGATCAAGAGATACAGCAgcttcaagaacaagaacaagaacaggAACTCCAAGGCACAGCCAGTGATGATGATTATTATGATGATCATGATTATGATggtaatgatgatgatggtgatgaaGATAGCAGTGGATTCTTGAATTTCTCTATTGAATATGATGATGCAGATGCTTCTTCTTCTAGAAATCACTCACCCCCACACACACCACAGCACTTGTAAGTTTGCATGCTCATCCACATGCACATGGACATGGACATGGTTCCTCAATGAAAAATGCCTTTTTTTGCCTTTCTATTgtaaattgtatttatttatttgtttgttttattcacAATGTTGGTGAAAAGCTACACAATATGTGTTAATAATGCGTGTGTCTGTTGTCATGGTGGGGATTGGAATAGGTttaaagttggttcaggtttaCTACACTAATTGTTCTCACTTGACAGGGCAAGTATTTgaccaaggttttaaattgtgatacGGAGGAGATAATTTACAATCTTGATTGTTGATTTTGTATCTGGTTTTGCT of the Glycine max cultivar Williams 82 chromosome 13, Glycine_max_v4.0, whole genome shotgun sequence genome contains:
- the LOC100815236 gene encoding myosin-binding protein 7, with the translated sequence MQTLGLLVAPVLGFYLRFLRFSLRFLLLMFMDFPSTFKFITQASELGCGFLLLGYFSRLFNFLGLLLIFFFCLKFLRSPLLISNHEKSSSSSSRDDNSNSKEEENLFREESLEDEVFDVMSLRRMVKEERQRYNAACAEIEQEQGAAASAAEEAMSMILRLQSEKSAVEIQAKQFQRVVEQKQEYDLEVIESLRWTVVQVESQKNLLERQLGVLRERLRQFVNDQEIQQLQEQEQEQELQGTASDDDYYDDHDYDGNDDDGDEDSSGFLNFSIEYDDADASSSRNHSPPHTPQHL
- the LOC100814713 gene encoding L-type lectin-domain containing receptor kinase IX.1, with the protein product MATSHVGLHATSHLFCYARGIVFFLMITFVNPLSFHYQGFEYNDARIEGDATLSHSEIQLTATTRYQSNAYSVGRVTSFKLLQLWDMSSGKLTDFTTEFSFVIYSNETSFGDGFAFFFADPKLPLSNQIQQGGGLGLVDGNRLLKPTKYPFVAVEFDTHQNSWDPPGTHVGINFNSMRSNITVPWSIDIRQMKVYYCAIEYNASTHNLNVSFTGNQINGKPIKSYISCNVNLRDYLPERVIFGFSAATGFMFEMNTLLSWSFRSSLPSDEKVSNQIPPMAAPPIQNPSPSPFPTANISPKQEGNKGLLKGIEAGIGIAASFLILGLVCIFIWKRAKLKKEDSVFDLSMDDEFQKGIGPKRFCYKELASATNNFAEAQKIGQGGFGGVYKGYLKKLNSNVAIKRISRESRQGIKEYAAEVKIISQLRHRNLVQLIGWCHMKKDLLLIYEFMQNGSLDSHLYRGKSILTWQMRYNIAMDLALAVLYLHEEWEQCVLHRDIKSSNVMLDLSFNAKLGDFGLARLVDHEKGSQTTILAGTVGYIAPEYCTTGKARKESDIYSFGVVLLELASGRKPIDLNAKEGQITIFEWVWELYRLGKLLEVVDSKLGGAFDEEQMEHLVIVGLWCANPDYTSRPSVRQVIQVLTFEAPLPVLPQKMPEPYHHSPTMSTIFASVSSLSLATC